One window from the genome of Acanthochromis polyacanthus isolate Apoly-LR-REF ecotype Palm Island chromosome 21, KAUST_Apoly_ChrSc, whole genome shotgun sequence encodes:
- the caskin1 gene encoding caskin-1 isoform X1, with protein MGKDQELLQAVKTEDLLTVQKLLQRPRPGKAKLLGSAKKVNVNFQDTDGFSPLHHAALNGNLELISLLLESQAAVDIRDQKGMRPLHYAAWQGKAEPMKMLLKSGSSVNGQSDEGQIPLHLSAQHGHYDVSEMLLQHQSNPCIVDNAGKTPLDLACEFGRVGVVQLLLSSNMCAALLEPKKGDTTDPNGTSPLHLAAKNGHIDIIRLLIQAGIDINRQTKAGTALHEAALCGKTEAVRLLLESGINATVRNTYSQTALDIVYQFTATQASREIKQLLRDASAALQVRALKDYCNNYDLTSLNIKAGDVITVLEQHPDGRWKGCIHDNRTGNDRVGYFPSTMVEVISKRTGLASTVICTQQFQKIPLVPPATVAPANAVVNGNDTTFHQIHILPPPPPPPPHSHQPLLPLFTSFGYNRSPVTTPQGDTPTAPGCRGSEASPHSSPTPSSGPHGGSNEEIWVLRKPVAGGDRSSVGSSGSVTSVRSSGSGQSAGSAAHILHAQAEGVKLLATVLSQSAKAKEHLLEQSKSVDQPPGSVSSSRTSSQSGCPLHEAPPYDATATRKGEGPGEGKSSEAVVQWLSDFQLQVYAPNFLGAGYDLPTISRMTPEDLTAIGITKPGHRKKMTSEINKLSVTEWLPEQKPANLGEWLSAIGLSQYHQVLVQNGYENIDFITDITWEDLQEIGITKLGHQKKLMLAVKRLAEMQRGSDGRGSLRKKPPPITHQQDVMSMDSPPPDEIMSPKMSTFQDSELSTELQSAMTQPGQEVKAQRTRSLSKDHDEAVTGGGGPPKKEARTMRQQSSQGSSSSHRGSVSSQGKHRHSHSHSQPAPPYTPPHTPTKTRTSSSSSTSSVQSSSSPQAKQKPSPQFIQGERPQSPRSHPPQSPTHRGAPCQLQPQQQQPQVHPQHQGHPQHHPQPQEMEVRESQQPQVPLLCLPPEAELAEGEGADPSALQKKRAHSLNRHAISDGECDDRAGGGGGGGGGGRGGNGEGQAEIVGGQSTAVVRGDGVKYATVTHRVSRSQSVRNQEKNASRSQTQSFALRQKKKGPPPPPPKRSSSAISSSNSNLTDANTQQLTLTTTGGMLDVPYHQQRRASDLGVSGETPAVETNSMGSVRSIAAMLEMSSIGGGAKGMALQKNFLQVGKTREAIGLDGEVVNRRRTISGPVSELVAAARRDQPTLTAFPSPATQPETSPPPVNSPSPHPPSSPHPSSGGSGSSSENLPFAEDGNLTIRRQGRGEGEGQCVFCVCLQGDGEGPQGDGEGPQGDGGYTQEDISRVEATATLKRRPRSTKQHPNGSDFTLQESSTVKRRPKSRDKEPEGYSDLPAANGEPVGAGQPNTTQPVPYQNGTSTVKRRPVSDAGVTEQPQPQPQHQPQTQVTAAPRRDSMDQGAPVANEGGPVRKPKPPVSPKPVVAQIKRQGGPQTPPQPVSNKRVPLPGPGTPGSPVEGKKIPPPVSPKPAPPPTAPKPAKLIHSMTSPPSPTPAPTPAPAKQHPAVPRQTSSPPSFPPSNTPSPPNAKPTSPSSQSPHTPQTPTTPQTPQTPATPSPTPPPVKPPRSSIGGVSVDSGMAGGGNAAPPTTTPDFGVDSLVHQKLEETSASLAAALQAVEDKILRQEDSVAEQKTTVSILDDIGSMFDDLADQLDAMLE; from the exons TCCGAGATGCTTCTGCAGCATCAGTCCAACCCGTGCATCGTGGACAACGCAGGGAAAACACCTCTGGATCTGGCCTGCGAGTTTGGAAGAGTTGGG GTGGTCCAGTTGTTGCTGTCTAGTAATATGTGTGCTGCTTTGCTGGAGCCCAAAAAAGGAGACACCACCGACCCCAATGGGACGTCTCCACTGCACCTGGCTGCAAAGAACGGACATATAGACATCATCAG GCTGCTGATCCAGGCCGGCATCGACATCAACAGGCAGACCAAAGCGGGCACTGCCCTGCATGAAGCTGCCCTCTGTGGGAAGACCGAGGCAGTGAGACTCCTGCTGGAG AGTGGAATCAATGCTACAGTGAGAAACACTTACAGTCAGACTGCGCTGGACATCGTCTACCAGTTCACTGCAACGCAAGCCAGCAGAGAGATCAAACAGCTGCTGAGGg ATGCATCAGCAGCCCTGCAGGTTCGAGCTCTGAAAGATTACTGCAACAACTACGACCTGACCAGCCTCAACATCAAAGCAGGAGATGTTATTacg GTTTTGGAGCAGCACCCTGACGGACGCTGGAAAGGCTGCATCCATGACAACCGGACAGGAAACGACCGGGTGGGCTACTTTCCATCCACCATGGTAGAGGTCATCAGCAAGCGCACAG GTTTGGCCAGCACAGTCATTTGCACTCAACAGTTTCAAAAGATACCGCTGGTTCCCCCGGCGACGGTTGCCCCTGCCAACGCGGTAGTCAACGGCAACGACACCACGTTCCATCAGATCCATATCCTGCCTCCaccgcctcctcctccaccacatTCCCATCAGCCACTGCTTCCACTTTTCACTTCCTTTGGCTATAACAGGTCGCCCGTGACAACCCCACAGGGAGACACACCCACTGCCCCAG gTTGTCGCGGCTCTGAGGCAAGTCCTCACAGTTCTCCCACCCCATCCAGCGGGCCCCATGGAGGCTCCAACGAAGAGATCTGGGTACTGCGCAAACCCGTGGCAG gTGGAGACCGCAGCAGTGTGGGTAGTTCGGGCAGTGTGACCAGTGTAAGGTCGTCGGGCAGCGGTCAGAGTGCCGGCAGTGCTGCACACATCCTTCACGCACAGGCTGAGGGGGTTAAG CTTCTAGCCACAGTCTTGTCCCAGTCTGCCAAAGCCAAGGAGCATCTACTGGAGCAGTCCAAGTCTGTGGACCAGCCTCCAG GCTCTGTCAGCTCCTCTCGGACATCGAGCCAATCGGGATGTCCACTCCACGAGGCGCCGCCTTACGACGCCACGGCAACCAGGAAGGGGGAGGGTCCGGGCGAGGGGAAG AGCTCAGAGGCCGTTGTCCAATGGCTGAGCGACTTTCAGCTGCAGGTCTACGCTCCAAACTTCCTGGGCGCTGGGTATGACTTGCCCACCATTAGCCGAATGACCCCGGAG GATCTGACTGCTATAGGAATAACTAAACCTGGCCACAGAAAGAAGATGACATCAGAGATTAACAAGCTAAGTGTCACCGAGTGGCTGCCTGAGCAGAAACCT GCCAATCTAGGAGAGTGGCTGTCTGCTATCGGTCTAAGTCAGTACCACCAGGTGTTAGTACAGAACGGTTACGAAAACATCGACTTCATCACCGACATCACCTGGGAGGACTTGCAGGAAATCGGCATCACCAAACTGG GCCACCAAAAGAAGCTAATGCTAGCGGTGAAACGGCTGGCTGAAATGCAGCGTGGCTCTGATGGGCGGGGCTCCCTCCGAAAGAAGCCTCCACCAATCACACATCAGCAGGACGTCATGTCAATGGACAGCCCGCCGCCAGACG AGATAATGTCTCCAAAGATGAGCACCTTCCAGGACAGCGAGTTGAGCACCGAGCTGCAAAGCGCCATGACCCAGCCAGGTCAAGAGGTCAAAGCCCAGCGAACACGCAGCCTCAGCAAAGACCACGATGAGGCGGTGACAGGAGGAGGTGGGCCGCCTAAGAAGGAGGCCCGGACTATGAGGCAGCAGAGCAGCCAGGGGAGCAGCTCTTCCCACAGGGGCAGCGTGTCTTCTCAAGGCAAACATCGTCACTCCCATTCCCACTCCCAGCCGGCGCCTCCCTACACACCCCCTCACACTCCCACCAAGACCAGgacctcgtcttcctcctccacttcctccGTCCAGAGCTCGTCTTCCCCCCAGGCCAAGCAGAAGCCCTCCCCGCAGTTCATCCAAGGGGAGCGACCTCAGTCACCTCGTTCTCACCCTCCTCAGTCTCCCACCCACCGTGGAGCTCCGTGTCAGCTTCAGCCCCAGCAGCAGCAACCTCAAGTCCACCCCCAGCACCAGGGACACCCTCAGCACCATCCACAACCACAGGAAATGGAGGTTAGAGAGAGTCAACAACCACAGGTCCCACTCCTCTGTCTCCCACCAGAGGCTGAGCTGGCAGAAGGAGAAGGAGCAGATCCCTCAGCTCTTCAGAAGAAGCGCGCCCACAGCCTCAACCGGCACGCCATTTCAGATGGCGAGTGTGACGATAGGgcgggaggtggaggaggaggaggaggaggaggaagagggggtaACGGAGAAGGACAAGCAGAAATAGTGGGAGGTCAGAGCACTGCAGTGGTGAGAGGAGATGGGGTTAAATACGCCACGGTGACCCACCGTGTCAGCCGCAGCCAATCCGTCCGTAACCAGGAGAAGAATGCCAGCCGCAGCCAGACCCAGTCCTTCGCTCTGCGTCAGAAGAAGAAAGGTCCACCCCCGCCACCGCCCAAACGCTCCAGCTCTGCCATCTCCAGCTCCAACTCCAACCTGACGGATGCTAACACACAGCAGCTCACGCTCACCACTACAGGGGGGATGCTGGATGTGCCTTACCACCAACAACGGCGGGCCAGTGACCTGGGAGTGTCCGGGGAGACACCTGCTGTGGAGACGAACAGCATGGGCAGCGTACGGAGCATCGCCGCCATGTTGGAGATGTCTTCTATAGGCGGTGGAGCCAAAGGGATGGCGCTGCAGAAGAATTTCCTGCAG GTGGGTAAAACACGTGAAGCCATTGGTCTGGACGGCGAGGTGGTGAACCGACGGCGAACCATCAGTGGCCCCGTCAGTGAGCTGGTGGCAGCTGCTAGGCGTGACCAGCCAACTCTCACGGCTTTCCCCTCTCCTGCCACCCAGCCTGAAACTTCGCCTCCTCCTGTAAATTCCCCCTCACCCCACCCTCCGTCCTCCCCCCATCCCAGCTCGGGAGGCAGCGGCAGCTCATCAGAGAACCTGCCATTCGCAGAGGATGGAAACCTGACCATCCGCCGCcaaggcagaggagaaggagaaggacag tgtgtattttgtgtttgcCTGCAGGGTGACGGCGAGGGCCCCCAGGGTGACGGCGAGGGCCCCCAGGGAGACGGCGGTTACACCCAGGAGGACATCTCCAGGGTCGAGGCTACAGCCACCTTGAAGCGACGGCCCCGCAGTACCAAGCAGCACCCCAACGGCTCCGACTTCACCCTCCAGGAGTCGTCCACCGTCAAACGACGGCCCAAGAGCCGGGACAAGGAGCCCGAGGGCTACTCAGACCTGCCTGCGGCTAACGGGGAACCCGTGGGCGCCGGACAGCCCAACACCACGCAGCCGGTACCCTACCAGAACGGCACATCCACCGTGAAACGCCGCCCGGTGTCTGACGCTGGAGTGACAGAGCAACCGCAACCTCAACCGCAACATCAACCTCAAACGCAAGTGACTGCCGCTCCTCGCAGGGACAGCATGGACCAGGGAGCTCCAGTGGCAAACGAAGGAGGTCCAGTGAGGAAACCAAAGCCTCCAGTGTCCCCGAAACCTGTCGTGGCCCAGATAAAGAGACAAGGAGGCCCTCAGACTCCTCCACAGCCCGTCTCCAACAAGAGAGTTCCCCTGCCGGGCCCTGGGACGCCAGGAAGTCCAG tgGAAGGAAAGAAGATCCCTCCTCCAGTGTCGCCCAAACCGGCGCCCCCGCCCACGGCGCCCAAACCGGCCAAACTCATCCACTCTATGACCAGCCCGCCCTCTCCGACCCCGGCTCCGACCCCCGCCCCGGCCAAGCAGCACCCCGCGGTACCCCGACAGACCAGCTCGCccccttccttccctccctccaaCACCCCCAGCCCGCCCAACGCCAAGCCGACGAGCCCGTCCTCCCAGAGCCCCCACACCCCGCAGACCCCCACCACGCCGCAGACGCCCCAGACCCCCGCCACTCCCAGCCCCACCCCACCGCCCGTCAAGCCCCCGCGCTCGTCCATCGGTGGCGTTTCGGTGGACAGCGGGATGGCGGGTGGAGGGAACGCGGCGCCGCCCACCACAACGCCAGACTTTGGCGTGGATTCTTTGGTGCATCAGAAGCTGGAGGAGACGAGCGCGTCACTGGCTGCTGCTCTGCAGGCCGTGGAGGATAAAATACTGCGGCAGGAAGA CTCCGTGGCTGAGCAGAAGACCACGGTCAGCATCCTCGACGACATCGGCAGCATGTTCGACGACCTGGCCGACCAGCTGGACGCCATGTTGGAGTAA
- the caskin1 gene encoding caskin-1 isoform X7, whose protein sequence is MGKDQELLQAVKTEDLLTVQKLLQRPRPGKAKLLGSAKKVNVNFQDTDGFSPLHHAALNGNLELISLLLESQAAVDIRDQKGMRPLHYAAWQGKAEPMKMLLKSGSSVNGQSDEGQIPLHLSAQHGHYDVSEMLLQHQSNPCIVDNAGKTPLDLACEFGRVGVVQLLLSSNMCAALLEPKKGDTTDPNGTSPLHLAAKNGHIDIIRLLIQAGIDINRQTKAGTALHEAALCGKTEAVRLLLESGINATVRNTYSQTALDIVYQFTATQASREIKQLLRDASAALQVRALKDYCNNYDLTSLNIKAGDVITVLEQHPDGRWKGCIHDNRTGNDRVGYFPSTMVEVISKRTGLASTVICTQQFQKIPLVPPATVAPANAVVNGNDTTFHQIHILPPPPPPPPHSHQPLLPLFTSFGYNRSPVTTPQGDTPTAPGCRGSEASPHSSPTPSSGPHGGSNEEIWVLRKPVAGGDRSSVGSSGSVTSVRSSGSGQSAGSAAHILHAQAEGVKLVSLSSSGQKMNEGCFNAKKCSVSSSRTSSQSGCPLHEAPPYDATATRKGEGPGEGKDLTAIGITKPGHRKKMTSEINKLSVTEWLPEQKPANLGEWLSAIGLSQYHQVLVQNGYENIDFITDITWEDLQEIGITKLGHQKKLMLAVKRLAEMQRGSDGRGSLRKKPPPITHQQDVMSMDSPPPDEIMSPKMSTFQDSELSTELQSAMTQPGQEVKAQRTRSLSKDHDEAVTGGGGPPKKEARTMRQQSSQGSSSSHRGSVSSQGKHRHSHSHSQPAPPYTPPHTPTKTRTSSSSSTSSVQSSSSPQAKQKPSPQFIQGERPQSPRSHPPQSPTHRGAPCQLQPQQQQPQVHPQHQGHPQHHPQPQEMEVRESQQPQVPLLCLPPEAELAEGEGADPSALQKKRAHSLNRHAISDGECDDRAGGGGGGGGGGRGGNGEGQAEIVGGQSTAVVRGDGVKYATVTHRVSRSQSVRNQEKNASRSQTQSFALRQKKKGPPPPPPKRSSSAISSSNSNLTDANTQQLTLTTTGGMLDVPYHQQRRASDLGVSGETPAVETNSMGSVRSIAAMLEMSSIGGGAKGMALQKNFLQVGKTREAIGLDGEVVNRRRTISGPVSELVAAARRDQPTLTAFPSPATQPETSPPPVNSPSPHPPSSPHPSSGGSGSSSENLPFAEDGNLTIRRQGRGEGEGQCVFCVCLQGDGEGPQGDGEGPQGDGGYTQEDISRVEATATLKRRPRSTKQHPNGSDFTLQESSTVKRRPKSRDKEPEGYSDLPAANGEPVGAGQPNTTQPVPYQNGTSTVKRRPVSDAGVTEQPQPQPQHQPQTQVTAAPRRDSMDQGAPVANEGGPVRKPKPPVSPKPVVAQIKRQGGPQTPPQPVSNKRVPLPGPGTPGSPVEGKKIPPPVSPKPAPPPTAPKPAKLIHSMTSPPSPTPAPTPAPAKQHPAVPRQTSSPPSFPPSNTPSPPNAKPTSPSSQSPHTPQTPTTPQTPQTPATPSPTPPPVKPPRSSIGGVSVDSGMAGGGNAAPPTTTPDFGVDSLVHQKLEETSASLAAALQAVEDKILRQEDSVAEQKTTVSILDDIGSMFDDLADQLDAMLE, encoded by the exons TCCGAGATGCTTCTGCAGCATCAGTCCAACCCGTGCATCGTGGACAACGCAGGGAAAACACCTCTGGATCTGGCCTGCGAGTTTGGAAGAGTTGGG GTGGTCCAGTTGTTGCTGTCTAGTAATATGTGTGCTGCTTTGCTGGAGCCCAAAAAAGGAGACACCACCGACCCCAATGGGACGTCTCCACTGCACCTGGCTGCAAAGAACGGACATATAGACATCATCAG GCTGCTGATCCAGGCCGGCATCGACATCAACAGGCAGACCAAAGCGGGCACTGCCCTGCATGAAGCTGCCCTCTGTGGGAAGACCGAGGCAGTGAGACTCCTGCTGGAG AGTGGAATCAATGCTACAGTGAGAAACACTTACAGTCAGACTGCGCTGGACATCGTCTACCAGTTCACTGCAACGCAAGCCAGCAGAGAGATCAAACAGCTGCTGAGGg ATGCATCAGCAGCCCTGCAGGTTCGAGCTCTGAAAGATTACTGCAACAACTACGACCTGACCAGCCTCAACATCAAAGCAGGAGATGTTATTacg GTTTTGGAGCAGCACCCTGACGGACGCTGGAAAGGCTGCATCCATGACAACCGGACAGGAAACGACCGGGTGGGCTACTTTCCATCCACCATGGTAGAGGTCATCAGCAAGCGCACAG GTTTGGCCAGCACAGTCATTTGCACTCAACAGTTTCAAAAGATACCGCTGGTTCCCCCGGCGACGGTTGCCCCTGCCAACGCGGTAGTCAACGGCAACGACACCACGTTCCATCAGATCCATATCCTGCCTCCaccgcctcctcctccaccacatTCCCATCAGCCACTGCTTCCACTTTTCACTTCCTTTGGCTATAACAGGTCGCCCGTGACAACCCCACAGGGAGACACACCCACTGCCCCAG gTTGTCGCGGCTCTGAGGCAAGTCCTCACAGTTCTCCCACCCCATCCAGCGGGCCCCATGGAGGCTCCAACGAAGAGATCTGGGTACTGCGCAAACCCGTGGCAG gTGGAGACCGCAGCAGTGTGGGTAGTTCGGGCAGTGTGACCAGTGTAAGGTCGTCGGGCAGCGGTCAGAGTGCCGGCAGTGCTGCACACATCCTTCACGCACAGGCTGAGGGGGTTAAG CTTGTCTCACTGTCCTCCAGTGGTCAAAAAATGAATGAAGGCTGCTTTAATGCAAAGAAAT GCTCTGTCAGCTCCTCTCGGACATCGAGCCAATCGGGATGTCCACTCCACGAGGCGCCGCCTTACGACGCCACGGCAACCAGGAAGGGGGAGGGTCCGGGCGAGGGGAAG GATCTGACTGCTATAGGAATAACTAAACCTGGCCACAGAAAGAAGATGACATCAGAGATTAACAAGCTAAGTGTCACCGAGTGGCTGCCTGAGCAGAAACCT GCCAATCTAGGAGAGTGGCTGTCTGCTATCGGTCTAAGTCAGTACCACCAGGTGTTAGTACAGAACGGTTACGAAAACATCGACTTCATCACCGACATCACCTGGGAGGACTTGCAGGAAATCGGCATCACCAAACTGG GCCACCAAAAGAAGCTAATGCTAGCGGTGAAACGGCTGGCTGAAATGCAGCGTGGCTCTGATGGGCGGGGCTCCCTCCGAAAGAAGCCTCCACCAATCACACATCAGCAGGACGTCATGTCAATGGACAGCCCGCCGCCAGACG AGATAATGTCTCCAAAGATGAGCACCTTCCAGGACAGCGAGTTGAGCACCGAGCTGCAAAGCGCCATGACCCAGCCAGGTCAAGAGGTCAAAGCCCAGCGAACACGCAGCCTCAGCAAAGACCACGATGAGGCGGTGACAGGAGGAGGTGGGCCGCCTAAGAAGGAGGCCCGGACTATGAGGCAGCAGAGCAGCCAGGGGAGCAGCTCTTCCCACAGGGGCAGCGTGTCTTCTCAAGGCAAACATCGTCACTCCCATTCCCACTCCCAGCCGGCGCCTCCCTACACACCCCCTCACACTCCCACCAAGACCAGgacctcgtcttcctcctccacttcctccGTCCAGAGCTCGTCTTCCCCCCAGGCCAAGCAGAAGCCCTCCCCGCAGTTCATCCAAGGGGAGCGACCTCAGTCACCTCGTTCTCACCCTCCTCAGTCTCCCACCCACCGTGGAGCTCCGTGTCAGCTTCAGCCCCAGCAGCAGCAACCTCAAGTCCACCCCCAGCACCAGGGACACCCTCAGCACCATCCACAACCACAGGAAATGGAGGTTAGAGAGAGTCAACAACCACAGGTCCCACTCCTCTGTCTCCCACCAGAGGCTGAGCTGGCAGAAGGAGAAGGAGCAGATCCCTCAGCTCTTCAGAAGAAGCGCGCCCACAGCCTCAACCGGCACGCCATTTCAGATGGCGAGTGTGACGATAGGgcgggaggtggaggaggaggaggaggaggaggaagagggggtaACGGAGAAGGACAAGCAGAAATAGTGGGAGGTCAGAGCACTGCAGTGGTGAGAGGAGATGGGGTTAAATACGCCACGGTGACCCACCGTGTCAGCCGCAGCCAATCCGTCCGTAACCAGGAGAAGAATGCCAGCCGCAGCCAGACCCAGTCCTTCGCTCTGCGTCAGAAGAAGAAAGGTCCACCCCCGCCACCGCCCAAACGCTCCAGCTCTGCCATCTCCAGCTCCAACTCCAACCTGACGGATGCTAACACACAGCAGCTCACGCTCACCACTACAGGGGGGATGCTGGATGTGCCTTACCACCAACAACGGCGGGCCAGTGACCTGGGAGTGTCCGGGGAGACACCTGCTGTGGAGACGAACAGCATGGGCAGCGTACGGAGCATCGCCGCCATGTTGGAGATGTCTTCTATAGGCGGTGGAGCCAAAGGGATGGCGCTGCAGAAGAATTTCCTGCAG GTGGGTAAAACACGTGAAGCCATTGGTCTGGACGGCGAGGTGGTGAACCGACGGCGAACCATCAGTGGCCCCGTCAGTGAGCTGGTGGCAGCTGCTAGGCGTGACCAGCCAACTCTCACGGCTTTCCCCTCTCCTGCCACCCAGCCTGAAACTTCGCCTCCTCCTGTAAATTCCCCCTCACCCCACCCTCCGTCCTCCCCCCATCCCAGCTCGGGAGGCAGCGGCAGCTCATCAGAGAACCTGCCATTCGCAGAGGATGGAAACCTGACCATCCGCCGCcaaggcagaggagaaggagaaggacag tgtgtattttgtgtttgcCTGCAGGGTGACGGCGAGGGCCCCCAGGGTGACGGCGAGGGCCCCCAGGGAGACGGCGGTTACACCCAGGAGGACATCTCCAGGGTCGAGGCTACAGCCACCTTGAAGCGACGGCCCCGCAGTACCAAGCAGCACCCCAACGGCTCCGACTTCACCCTCCAGGAGTCGTCCACCGTCAAACGACGGCCCAAGAGCCGGGACAAGGAGCCCGAGGGCTACTCAGACCTGCCTGCGGCTAACGGGGAACCCGTGGGCGCCGGACAGCCCAACACCACGCAGCCGGTACCCTACCAGAACGGCACATCCACCGTGAAACGCCGCCCGGTGTCTGACGCTGGAGTGACAGAGCAACCGCAACCTCAACCGCAACATCAACCTCAAACGCAAGTGACTGCCGCTCCTCGCAGGGACAGCATGGACCAGGGAGCTCCAGTGGCAAACGAAGGAGGTCCAGTGAGGAAACCAAAGCCTCCAGTGTCCCCGAAACCTGTCGTGGCCCAGATAAAGAGACAAGGAGGCCCTCAGACTCCTCCACAGCCCGTCTCCAACAAGAGAGTTCCCCTGCCGGGCCCTGGGACGCCAGGAAGTCCAG tgGAAGGAAAGAAGATCCCTCCTCCAGTGTCGCCCAAACCGGCGCCCCCGCCCACGGCGCCCAAACCGGCCAAACTCATCCACTCTATGACCAGCCCGCCCTCTCCGACCCCGGCTCCGACCCCCGCCCCGGCCAAGCAGCACCCCGCGGTACCCCGACAGACCAGCTCGCccccttccttccctccctccaaCACCCCCAGCCCGCCCAACGCCAAGCCGACGAGCCCGTCCTCCCAGAGCCCCCACACCCCGCAGACCCCCACCACGCCGCAGACGCCCCAGACCCCCGCCACTCCCAGCCCCACCCCACCGCCCGTCAAGCCCCCGCGCTCGTCCATCGGTGGCGTTTCGGTGGACAGCGGGATGGCGGGTGGAGGGAACGCGGCGCCGCCCACCACAACGCCAGACTTTGGCGTGGATTCTTTGGTGCATCAGAAGCTGGAGGAGACGAGCGCGTCACTGGCTGCTGCTCTGCAGGCCGTGGAGGATAAAATACTGCGGCAGGAAGA CTCCGTGGCTGAGCAGAAGACCACGGTCAGCATCCTCGACGACATCGGCAGCATGTTCGACGACCTGGCCGACCAGCTGGACGCCATGTTGGAGTAA